A single Brachybacterium sillae DNA region contains:
- a CDS encoding nucleotidyl transferase AbiEii/AbiGii toxin family protein, with protein sequence MDRQQDAVRRRVARLMLEALAGTEYVLTGASALAEHGLIHRETKDVDLFTVGEEGQRVPDVIPLLRARLDAEGGTLIIGREFPGFVDGRIQLDGYEIGFDLGADWRGYPPVQMDIGPVLDVRDSIGSKVAALYSRNESRDYMDVAAILLDGRWSADQIMTMGAHNDPGFDRSEFARILHPGSARFPSSHRFRSYGVTSAQEDAMREALTVLRDAALGEGLDQGDAEER encoded by the coding sequence ATGGATCGCCAGCAGGATGCCGTCCGCCGTCGCGTCGCCAGGCTGATGCTGGAGGCTCTCGCCGGCACCGAGTATGTGCTCACCGGCGCGAGCGCCCTGGCGGAGCACGGCCTCATCCACCGTGAGACGAAGGATGTGGACCTGTTCACGGTGGGGGAGGAGGGGCAGCGCGTCCCTGATGTCATCCCACTCCTCCGGGCGCGCCTCGACGCGGAGGGGGGCACCCTCATCATCGGGCGGGAGTTCCCCGGCTTTGTCGATGGGCGGATCCAGCTCGACGGTTATGAGATCGGGTTCGACCTGGGCGCCGACTGGCGCGGGTACCCCCCGGTCCAGATGGACATCGGCCCCGTCCTCGACGTCCGAGACTCCATCGGGAGCAAGGTCGCCGCACTGTACTCCCGCAACGAATCGCGCGACTACATGGATGTCGCCGCGATCCTGCTCGACGGACGATGGAGCGCCGACCAGATCATGACCATGGGTGCTCACAATGATCCCGGTTTCGACCGCTCCGAGTTCGCCCGCATCCTCCACCCGGGTTCTGCCCGCTTCCCCTCCAGCCACCGCTTCCGGAGCTACGGTGTCACGTCGGCGCAGGAGGACGCCATGCGCGAGGCTCTCACCGTCCTGCGCGACGCCGCTCTGGGGGAGGGCCTCGACCAGGGTGATGCCGAGGAGCGCTGA
- a CDS encoding glutamate--cysteine ligase, producing the protein MGREVGTTEYTRSQRTRYRRELRRNLDLFESFLDHAEFVTEGTIGVELELNLIGPDARPALTAVEVLETADDPGFVHEIGVFNAEADLPITTPRGQGLRGMEQQFADRLETLQRAADQHDTRVIAIGHLPTIDEDLLRGDQWRSPGARYEALETTVMQLRGEEIHLRIEGEGRGLDVEFDTIAPEAACTSMQLHLQVAPELFADTWNAAQAIAGPQVALGANSPFLLGRRLWHETRIPTFVQSLDVRPPEYQEQGVRPRVWFGERWITSMFDLFEENVRLFPALIPESRSMAEEPLLTEGAAPTLHELMLHNGTIWRWNRPIYDPGKDMPHLRVENRLLPAGPTPVDMAANAAFFYGITHALVEERRPLWSRMSFGRAQETFETCARWGLEARVTWPKLGRVRVADLLRQHLIPQAMDGLRDLGADQDVVERYGEALLERARTGRNGARWQIDTVMALESQGRDRQQALAEMTELYLAGQRSGEPVHRWGVPTRHRGTATTA; encoded by the coding sequence ATGGGACGTGAGGTCGGCACCACCGAATACACGCGCAGCCAGCGCACCCGCTACCGGCGGGAACTGCGCCGCAACCTCGACCTGTTCGAGTCGTTCCTCGATCACGCGGAGTTCGTCACCGAGGGCACCATCGGTGTGGAACTGGAGCTGAACCTCATCGGCCCCGACGCCCGCCCCGCCCTCACCGCGGTGGAGGTGCTGGAGACCGCCGATGATCCCGGGTTCGTCCACGAGATCGGCGTCTTCAACGCCGAGGCGGACCTCCCGATCACCACCCCGCGCGGCCAGGGACTGCGCGGGATGGAGCAGCAGTTCGCCGACCGTCTGGAGACGTTGCAGCGGGCGGCCGACCAGCACGACACCCGGGTGATCGCCATCGGCCACCTGCCCACCATCGACGAGGACCTGCTGCGCGGCGACCAGTGGCGCTCCCCCGGCGCCCGGTACGAGGCGCTGGAGACGACGGTGATGCAGCTGCGCGGGGAGGAGATCCACCTGCGCATCGAGGGCGAGGGCCGCGGACTGGACGTCGAGTTCGACACCATCGCCCCGGAGGCCGCCTGCACCTCCATGCAGCTGCACCTGCAGGTCGCGCCGGAACTGTTCGCCGACACCTGGAACGCCGCGCAGGCGATCGCCGGACCGCAGGTTGCGCTGGGGGCGAACTCCCCGTTCCTGCTGGGCCGGCGCCTGTGGCACGAGACCCGCATCCCCACCTTCGTGCAGTCCCTGGATGTGCGACCGCCGGAGTATCAGGAGCAGGGGGTGCGGCCGCGGGTGTGGTTCGGGGAACGCTGGATCACCTCGATGTTCGATCTGTTCGAGGAGAACGTGCGGCTGTTCCCGGCGCTGATCCCGGAGTCACGCTCGATGGCGGAGGAGCCGCTGCTGACGGAGGGCGCCGCGCCGACGCTGCACGAGCTGATGCTGCACAACGGCACCATCTGGCGGTGGAACCGGCCGATCTACGACCCCGGCAAGGACATGCCGCACCTGCGGGTGGAGAACCGGCTGCTGCCGGCGGGCCCGACGCCGGTCGACATGGCGGCGAACGCGGCCTTCTTCTACGGCATCACCCATGCGCTGGTGGAGGAGCGGCGCCCGCTGTGGTCGCGGATGAGCTTCGGGCGGGCACAGGAGACCTTCGAGACCTGTGCCCGGTGGGGCCTGGAGGCGCGGGTCACCTGGCCGAAGCTGGGTCGGGTGCGGGTGGCGGACCTGCTGCGCCAGCATCTGATCCCGCAGGCCATGGACGGCTTGCGGGACCTCGGCGCCGATCAGGACGTGGTGGAGCGTTACGGCGAGGCGCTGCTGGAGCGGGCCCGCACCGGCCGCAACGGCGCCCGCTGGCAGATCGACACCGTCATGGCACTGGAATCGCAGGGCCGGGACCGACAGCAGGCCCTGGCGGAGATGACGGAGCTGTACCTGGCCGGGCAGCGCAGCGGGGAGCCGGTGCACCGCTGGGGGGTGCCCACCCGCCACCGCGGCACCGCCACCACCGCCTGA
- a CDS encoding transcriptional regulator: MSEQRVRFRDIKPYSIVDSLDELTGPSAGQITLPVDVHWSGPRSTFDVQDRDDLQQAYQSILSNGRREHLVEFLHKDLLLTVWPVLALDRRVLDLWCDRFPEIAAIQREF, encoded by the coding sequence GTGAGCGAGCAGCGTGTCCGATTCCGCGACATCAAGCCGTACTCGATCGTCGATTCCCTCGATGAGCTCACCGGCCCGAGCGCCGGACAGATCACGCTGCCCGTCGACGTGCACTGGTCTGGGCCTCGGTCCACGTTCGACGTCCAGGACCGTGACGACCTTCAGCAGGCGTACCAGTCGATCCTCTCCAACGGCCGGCGCGAGCACCTGGTGGAGTTCCTCCACAAGGACCTGCTGCTCACGGTGTGGCCGGTTCTCGCCCTGGATCGGCGCGTGCTCGACCTGTGGTGCGATCGATTCCCCGAGATCGCCGCCATCCAGCGAGAGTTCTGA
- a CDS encoding RecQ family ATP-dependent DNA helicase, protein MTAPPDGPTGPPLDPTLQLDSLHPDALHQEALGALRALTGRADAVFHDGQFEAISALVGEGRRVLVVQRTGWGKSAVYFLSALLQRRRGRGPALIVSPLIALMRDQVAAAARAGVRAVAISSANATEWEEIEQRLAAADVDALLVSPERLVNPRFRSEHLPRLVERMGLLVIDEAHCISDWGHDFRPDYRRIRDLVAQLDPRVPVLATTATANGRVVADIEEQIGRRRDGTAADVLTVRGPLTRDSLRLGCVRLPDDRDRLAYLAQVIDSLPGSGIVYALTVSAAEDLATLLDAPHRPVRAYTGRTDPDTRAELEEDLRHNRVKALAATSALGMGFDKPDLGFVVHLGAPSSPVAYYQQVGRAGRATDRADVLLLPGQEDPRIWEYFATASMPDQDRADRVLEALAEADGPLSVPALEARVDIRRTPLDLLLKVLAVDGAAEAVRGGWRATGQPWQYDAERYGRIAAARRAEQQAMLDYESTDRCRMVVLAEQLDDDTARPCGRCDVCAGPWYPDPAEAAAGGEARARVEKVLDRAGVPVEPRAQWPSGAERLRIRDATGQALTGRIPTEHRAETGRVLARTSDLGWAARLRDLLAVDAQGEPIDTEVPADIGQAVVRVLAGWDWQERPAGVIAVPSMSRPRLVGSLAQGLATVGRLPLLPPLQLTEQALQAGRPRSSGNSAFRLAAVASRLSVGEDLAAALADLDGAPVLLVDDVIDSRWTLTVAAHLLRRAGSGPVLPLALAQVG, encoded by the coding sequence ATGACAGCCCCGCCCGACGGCCCGACCGGCCCTCCGCTCGACCCGACACTCCAACTCGACTCCCTCCACCCCGACGCCCTGCACCAGGAGGCGCTGGGGGCCCTGCGCGCCCTGACCGGCCGCGCCGATGCGGTGTTCCATGACGGCCAGTTCGAGGCGATCTCCGCCCTGGTGGGTGAGGGCCGACGGGTGCTCGTGGTGCAGCGCACCGGCTGGGGCAAATCCGCGGTGTACTTCCTGTCGGCGCTGCTGCAGCGCCGCCGGGGCCGCGGCCCCGCCCTGATCGTCTCCCCGCTCATCGCTCTGATGCGCGACCAGGTCGCGGCCGCCGCGCGGGCCGGGGTGCGGGCGGTGGCGATCAGTTCCGCCAACGCCACCGAGTGGGAGGAGATCGAGCAGCGTCTGGCCGCCGCCGACGTCGACGCCCTGCTCGTCTCCCCGGAACGCCTGGTCAACCCGCGGTTCCGCAGCGAACACCTGCCCCGTCTGGTGGAACGCATGGGACTTCTGGTGATCGACGAGGCCCACTGCATCTCCGACTGGGGTCACGACTTCCGGCCTGACTACCGCCGCATCCGCGACCTCGTCGCCCAGCTCGACCCGCGGGTGCCGGTGCTCGCCACCACCGCCACCGCCAACGGCCGCGTGGTCGCCGACATCGAGGAGCAGATCGGCCGCCGCCGCGACGGCACCGCCGCCGACGTCCTCACGGTCCGCGGGCCCCTCACCCGGGACAGCCTCCGCCTGGGCTGCGTGCGACTGCCCGATGACCGCGACCGCCTCGCGTATCTCGCCCAGGTGATCGACTCCCTGCCCGGAAGCGGCATCGTGTACGCGCTCACGGTCTCCGCGGCCGAGGACCTCGCCACCCTCCTCGATGCGCCGCACCGGCCCGTGCGGGCCTACACCGGCCGCACCGACCCCGACACCCGCGCCGAGCTCGAGGAGGACCTGCGCCACAACCGGGTGAAGGCCCTGGCCGCCACCAGCGCCCTCGGCATGGGCTTCGACAAACCCGACCTCGGATTCGTGGTGCATCTCGGCGCACCCTCCAGCCCCGTCGCGTACTACCAGCAGGTGGGTCGCGCGGGCCGCGCCACCGACAGGGCCGATGTGCTGTTGCTGCCCGGCCAGGAGGATCCGCGGATCTGGGAGTACTTCGCCACCGCCTCCATGCCCGACCAGGACCGAGCCGACCGGGTGCTCGAGGCGCTCGCCGAGGCCGACGGCCCGCTGTCGGTGCCGGCCCTGGAGGCCCGGGTCGACATCCGCCGCACCCCGCTGGACCTGCTGCTGAAGGTCCTCGCGGTCGACGGTGCCGCCGAGGCGGTGCGCGGGGGCTGGCGCGCCACCGGTCAACCCTGGCAGTACGACGCGGAGCGGTACGGGCGCATCGCGGCGGCGCGCCGCGCCGAACAGCAGGCGATGCTCGACTACGAGTCCACCGACCGCTGCCGCATGGTGGTGCTCGCCGAGCAGCTCGACGACGACACCGCCCGTCCCTGCGGCCGCTGCGACGTCTGCGCTGGGCCCTGGTATCCCGACCCGGCTGAGGCCGCCGCGGGCGGGGAGGCGCGCGCCCGGGTCGAGAAGGTCCTCGATCGTGCCGGGGTGCCGGTCGAACCGCGGGCCCAGTGGCCCAGTGGCGCCGAGCGCCTCCGCATCCGTGACGCCACCGGCCAGGCCCTCACCGGGCGCATCCCCACCGAGCATCGCGCCGAGACGGGCCGTGTCCTCGCCCGCACGAGCGACCTCGGATGGGCCGCCCGGCTGCGGGACCTGCTCGCGGTGGACGCGCAGGGGGAACCGATCGACACCGAGGTCCCCGCCGACATCGGGCAGGCGGTGGTGCGGGTCCTCGCCGGCTGGGACTGGCAGGAGCGGCCCGCCGGGGTGATCGCCGTGCCGAGCATGTCCCGGCCCCGCCTGGTGGGATCGCTCGCGCAGGGCCTCGCCACCGTCGGGCGCCTGCCGCTGCTGCCGCCCCTGCAGCTCACCGAGCAGGCGCTGCAGGCGGGGCGGCCCCGCAGCTCCGGCAACAGTGCCTTCCGCCTCGCCGCCGTCGCGTCCCGCCTGAGCGTCGGGGAGGACCTCGCCGCCGCGCTCGCCGACCTCGACGGCGCCCCGGTGCTGCTCGTGGACGACGTCATCGACTCCCGCTGGACTCTCACCGTCGCAGCGCACCTGCTGCGTCGCGCCGGATCCGGGCCGGTGCTGCCGCTGGCTCTCGCACAGGTCGGGTGA
- a CDS encoding methyltransferase domain-containing protein gives MRCHHFDAGTCRSCSLLALPHEEQVARAQERVQRLLAPYWAEAEARGPDLTDLRWLPPIIGPEAGFRSRGKMAVAGTAAAPVLGLPGQPATADLSDCPLYPEGVEPVLHAARELIRRAQIPPYDVTRRRGEIKNVLVTASPDGHHALRFVLRSEQALPRLREHLPRLLATCPTVQQVSANIHPDHTTAVEGPTEIPLHGPGRLPVPTGDVVLMAHPQAFLQTNPHVAGQLYRQAAAWVASAFAPTPAAPAPRIWDLYCGLGGFALHLARALPHAEITGVEVSAQAIEGAQEAAAALDPAAARPRFLTADATTWAEAQPDADQPDAVVVNPPRRGIGERLATWLEGSSVPHVVYSSCNPATLATDLARMPSLRITAARWVDMFPHTHHSEVVVRLARRPGT, from the coding sequence GTGCGCTGCCACCACTTCGACGCCGGGACCTGCCGTTCCTGCAGCTTGCTGGCGCTCCCGCACGAGGAGCAAGTGGCGCGGGCCCAGGAGCGGGTGCAGCGGTTGCTCGCGCCGTATTGGGCCGAGGCCGAGGCGCGCGGCCCCGACCTGACTGACCTCCGGTGGCTCCCGCCGATCATCGGCCCCGAGGCGGGGTTCCGCAGCCGCGGGAAGATGGCGGTGGCCGGCACCGCCGCCGCCCCGGTGCTGGGCCTGCCCGGTCAGCCCGCCACCGCCGACCTCAGCGACTGCCCCCTGTACCCGGAGGGCGTCGAGCCGGTGCTCCACGCCGCCCGGGAGCTGATCCGCCGCGCCCAGATCCCCCCGTACGACGTCACTCGACGCCGCGGCGAGATCAAGAACGTGCTGGTCACCGCATCCCCCGACGGGCATCACGCCCTGCGGTTCGTGCTGCGCAGCGAGCAGGCGCTGCCGCGTCTGCGCGAGCATCTGCCGCGGCTGCTCGCCACCTGCCCGACGGTGCAGCAGGTCAGCGCGAACATCCACCCGGACCACACCACCGCCGTCGAGGGGCCCACGGAGATCCCGCTGCACGGGCCCGGGCGGCTGCCGGTGCCCACCGGCGACGTGGTGCTCATGGCCCATCCGCAGGCGTTCCTGCAGACCAACCCGCACGTGGCAGGGCAGCTGTACCGGCAGGCGGCCGCCTGGGTGGCCAGCGCCTTCGCGCCGACCCCTGCGGCACCTGCCCCGCGGATCTGGGACCTGTACTGCGGTCTCGGGGGTTTCGCGCTGCACCTGGCCCGCGCCCTCCCGCACGCCGAGATCACCGGCGTCGAGGTCAGCGCTCAGGCCATCGAGGGGGCGCAGGAGGCCGCCGCCGCGCTCGACCCGGCGGCCGCCCGGCCCCGGTTCCTCACCGCCGACGCCACCACCTGGGCCGAGGCACAGCCCGACGCCGATCAGCCCGACGCCGTGGTGGTGAATCCGCCGCGGCGCGGGATCGGCGAGCGCCTGGCCACCTGGCTGGAGGGTTCCTCCGTGCCGCACGTCGTCTACTCCAGCTGCAACCCCGCCACCCTCGCCACCGACCTGGCACGGATGCCGTCGTTGCGGATCACCGCCGCCCGCTGGGTGGACATGTTCCCGCACACCCACCACAGTGAGGTCGTCGTGCGCCTGGCCCGTCGGCCCGGCACCTGA
- a CDS encoding 3-hydroxyacyl-CoA dehydrogenase gives MSTLQNLTVLGSGVLGSQIIMQAAYAGKDVVAYDVTQEFLDALPERYEWLRGQYRRDLEDFSEERFEEAIRRIRSTTDLADALQDADVVVEAVPEKLDLKKQVWAEVGEKAPEKTLFATNTSSLLPSDFMDATGRPERFTTLHFANLVWLHNTGEVMRTPKTSDETFERVISFAAEINLIPIALHKEQPGYVLNSLAIPWLDAAQSLFARGIAEPEDIDTVWQVATGMENGPFAALDIIGLETSYNITSQSEHPDVRAFADLIKRDYIDQGKTGVAAGEGFYRYDADGRRVAA, from the coding sequence GTGAGCACGCTGCAGAACCTGACCGTCCTCGGATCCGGGGTGCTGGGGTCGCAGATCATCATGCAGGCCGCCTACGCGGGCAAGGATGTGGTCGCGTACGACGTGACGCAGGAGTTCCTGGACGCGCTGCCGGAGCGGTATGAGTGGCTGCGTGGCCAGTACCGCCGTGACCTGGAGGACTTCTCCGAGGAGCGGTTCGAGGAGGCGATCCGCCGGATCCGCTCCACCACCGACCTCGCCGACGCCCTGCAGGACGCCGACGTGGTGGTCGAGGCGGTGCCGGAGAAGCTCGACCTGAAGAAGCAGGTCTGGGCGGAGGTCGGGGAGAAGGCCCCCGAGAAGACTCTCTTCGCGACGAACACCTCCTCGCTGCTGCCCAGTGACTTCATGGACGCGACCGGGCGCCCCGAGCGTTTCACCACCCTCCACTTCGCGAACCTGGTGTGGCTGCACAACACCGGTGAGGTCATGCGCACGCCGAAGACCTCCGACGAGACCTTCGAGCGCGTGATCTCCTTCGCCGCGGAGATCAACCTGATCCCGATCGCCCTGCACAAGGAGCAGCCCGGGTACGTCCTCAACTCGCTGGCCATCCCGTGGTTGGACGCGGCCCAGTCGCTGTTCGCCCGCGGCATCGCCGAACCGGAGGACATCGACACCGTGTGGCAGGTGGCCACCGGCATGGAGAACGGACCGTTCGCGGCGCTCGACATCATCGGTCTGGAGACCTCGTACAACATCACCTCGCAGTCGGAGCACCCCGACGTGCGGGCGTTCGCCGACCTCATCAAGCGCGACTACATCGATCAGGGCAAGACGGGTGTCGCAGCCGGGGAGGGCTTCTACCGCTACGACGCCGACGGCCGCCGCGTGGCCGCGTGA
- the hrpB gene encoding ATP-dependent helicase HrpB, whose product MPAAHRFDLDAIGAGLPVAEARAQLERAVDTGVAVVTAPPGSGKTTLLPALVASRTRGLTVVTQPRRIAVRAAARRLASLDGSALGGPVGFTVRGERHVGPETRVEMLTPGVLLRRLLVDPSLEGIGAVLLDEVHERSLETDLLLGMLAEARMLREDLTVVAMSATLDAAAVAQVLGGAEVVDVPGALHPLQIDHAPASGPRLDERGVSETFLEHLARTTVVALDDGDVDADALVFVPGAREVDRTVALLRDLAPQREVLPLHGRLPAAQQDRATGGRPPGAPPRIIVSTAVAESSLTVPGVRLVVDAGLSRQVRRDRGRDMPGLVTVSASRAEADQRAGRAARLGPGRAIRAYAEAEAAAMPAQSPPEITTADLTDAALQLACWGAPRGEDLPLLTPPPSAEIRAAEATLRALDLVDAAGRPTASGRDLATWPVGVREARALHDGTARLPGPEAGRVAAEVVAAISDDHRVDGGDLPGLLAALRRGDAPGVERWRRERDRLERLGQQAAPGPEGTAPPPLTGATTPGERVGVVLALARPERIARRVSPTSRTYLLASGTRAALPEGSPLLGAPWLAVWEVQRAQGRQADGTGAVIRLAAPLAPADALAAGEPLLTEGRVARLDGGAVRVRERRALGTIELNSTPVSARQSDIAEAVLTEVRDRGVAVLPWTETATTLRRRLALLHRELGAPWPAVDDEALRESVELWLAPQLASLRSADLSGLDLVRGLRLLLPWPEASRLEDLVPERLPLPSGGSARVEYPPVPQTPRTSRTDPPSGEAASAPEPPVLAAKLQELFGLATTPRLVDDRVPVLLHLLSPARRPLAITDDLSSFWNGPYQEVRREMRGRYPKHPWPEDPWTAPATARTTRHATPRTGGPC is encoded by the coding sequence ATGCCCGCTGCGCACCGCTTCGACCTCGACGCGATCGGGGCCGGCCTACCGGTGGCCGAGGCCCGCGCGCAGCTGGAACGGGCCGTCGACACCGGTGTCGCCGTGGTCACCGCCCCACCGGGCAGCGGGAAGACGACCCTCCTGCCGGCGCTCGTCGCCTCCCGCACCCGCGGCCTCACGGTGGTCACGCAGCCCCGACGGATCGCGGTGCGCGCCGCCGCCCGCCGACTGGCCTCCCTGGACGGCTCCGCGCTGGGCGGCCCCGTCGGCTTCACCGTGCGCGGCGAGCGGCACGTCGGGCCCGAGACCCGGGTGGAGATGCTCACCCCCGGTGTGCTGCTGCGGCGGCTGCTGGTCGACCCGTCATTGGAGGGGATCGGCGCGGTGCTGCTCGATGAAGTGCACGAACGCTCCCTGGAGACCGACCTGCTGCTGGGGATGCTGGCCGAGGCACGGATGCTGCGGGAGGACCTCACGGTGGTGGCCATGTCCGCCACGCTCGACGCGGCGGCGGTGGCGCAGGTGCTGGGTGGCGCCGAGGTGGTGGACGTCCCCGGTGCCCTGCATCCGCTGCAGATCGACCACGCCCCGGCCTCCGGTCCGCGCCTGGACGAGCGCGGAGTGAGCGAGACGTTCCTCGAGCACCTGGCCCGCACCACGGTGGTCGCACTCGACGACGGCGATGTCGATGCCGACGCCCTGGTGTTCGTCCCCGGGGCGCGGGAGGTGGACCGCACCGTCGCGCTGCTGCGGGACCTGGCACCCCAGCGTGAGGTGCTGCCCCTGCATGGACGCCTGCCCGCGGCGCAGCAGGATCGCGCCACCGGTGGCCGGCCGCCCGGGGCGCCACCGCGGATCATCGTCTCCACCGCCGTCGCGGAGAGCTCCCTGACCGTGCCCGGGGTGCGCCTGGTGGTCGACGCCGGGCTGTCGCGGCAGGTGCGCCGGGACCGGGGCCGCGACATGCCGGGCCTGGTCACCGTGAGCGCCTCACGTGCGGAGGCCGATCAGCGGGCGGGCCGCGCCGCCCGCCTCGGGCCCGGTCGCGCCATCCGCGCCTACGCGGAGGCGGAGGCGGCGGCGATGCCCGCGCAGTCGCCCCCGGAGATCACCACCGCCGACCTCACCGACGCCGCGCTGCAGCTGGCCTGCTGGGGCGCACCCCGCGGGGAGGACCTGCCACTGCTCACCCCTCCCCCCTCCGCGGAGATCCGCGCCGCCGAGGCCACGCTGCGCGCCCTCGATCTGGTGGATGCAGCGGGGCGTCCCACCGCATCGGGCCGGGATCTCGCGACCTGGCCGGTCGGGGTGCGGGAGGCGCGGGCGCTGCACGACGGCACGGCGCGGCTGCCGGGCCCGGAGGCGGGCCGTGTCGCCGCGGAGGTCGTCGCCGCGATCTCCGACGACCACCGCGTGGACGGCGGCGACCTGCCGGGACTGCTGGCAGCCCTGCGGCGCGGGGATGCGCCGGGGGTCGAACGATGGCGCCGCGAACGCGACCGCCTGGAGCGCCTCGGTCAGCAGGCGGCACCCGGGCCGGAGGGCACGGCGCCCCCACCGCTGACCGGCGCCACCACGCCCGGGGAGCGGGTCGGGGTGGTGCTGGCGCTGGCGCGTCCCGAGCGGATCGCCCGCCGAGTCTCTCCCACCTCCCGCACATACCTGCTGGCCTCCGGCACCCGCGCGGCCCTGCCGGAGGGCAGCCCCCTGCTCGGGGCGCCGTGGCTCGCGGTGTGGGAGGTGCAACGCGCCCAGGGTCGGCAGGCCGACGGCACCGGCGCGGTGATCCGGCTGGCGGCGCCCCTCGCGCCGGCCGATGCCCTCGCCGCCGGGGAGCCGCTGCTCACCGAGGGGCGGGTGGCACGGCTCGACGGCGGTGCCGTGCGGGTGCGGGAGCGGCGCGCCCTCGGGACCATCGAGCTGAACTCCACCCCGGTGTCGGCCCGGCAGAGTGACATCGCCGAGGCCGTGCTCACCGAGGTCCGCGACCGGGGCGTGGCGGTGCTGCCGTGGACCGAGACCGCGACGACGCTGCGTCGGCGGCTCGCCCTGCTGCACCGGGAACTGGGGGCGCCGTGGCCGGCGGTGGACGACGAGGCGCTGCGGGAGAGCGTCGAGTTGTGGCTCGCCCCGCAGCTGGCATCCCTGCGCTCGGCCGACCTGTCGGGGCTCGATCTCGTCAGGGGTCTGCGCCTACTGCTGCCCTGGCCGGAGGCCTCCCGGCTGGAGGACCTGGTGCCGGAGCGTCTGCCCTTGCCCTCCGGGGGCAGTGCGCGGGTGGAGTACCCACCGGTGCCGCAGACGCCGCGAACGTCCCGCACCGACCCACCCAGCGGCGAAGCAGCCTCCGCCCCCGAGCCGCCCGTGCTCGCCGCGAAACTGCAGGAACTGTTCGGGCTCGCGACCACACCCCGTCTGGTCGACGACCGGGTGCCGGTGCTGCTGCATCTGCTCTCCCCGGCGCGGCGGCCGCTTGCGATCACCGACGACCTGTCGTCGTTCTGGAACGGCCCGTATCAGGAGGTGCGGCGGGAAATGCGCGGCCGCTATCCGAAACACCCCTGGCCGGAGGACCCGTGGACGGCCCCGGCGACGGCCCGCACCACCCGCCATGCGACGCCCCGCACCGGTGGGCCCTGCTAG
- a CDS encoding bile acid:sodium symporter family protein: protein MSTSSHPEPRRHGAPDPSPETPAPTLSAEDRSARLAVTAFPLLVLAAATVGFLAPGPSAAMLPWVNVFLGVIMFGMGLTLTLPDFALVAKRPLPVALGVVAQFVIMPLLGLAVSLALGLPPALAAGVILVGSAPGGTASNVVSYLARADTALSVTMTTISTLLAPLLTPLLTLWLAGRYMPVDGAAMALSIVKIVLVPVLAGLLVRLLLRRLVDRVLPVLPWISVIFVALVVAAVVGNSADRVLQAGAMVLLAVVLHNGLGYLLGYGAARLSRLPERSARTVSVEVGMQNSGLAAGLAAQYLSPESALPAVVFSIWHNLSGAILAAVFRRSDGR from the coding sequence ATGTCGACCTCCTCCCACCCCGAACCCCGACGTCACGGGGCCCCGGATCCCTCCCCCGAGACCCCGGCACCGACCCTCTCCGCGGAGGACCGCTCTGCCCGGCTGGCGGTGACGGCCTTCCCCCTGCTCGTGCTGGCTGCCGCAACCGTCGGGTTCCTCGCCCCCGGACCGTCGGCGGCGATGCTCCCCTGGGTGAACGTGTTCCTGGGCGTGATCATGTTCGGGATGGGCCTGACGCTCACGCTGCCGGACTTCGCCCTGGTGGCGAAGCGGCCCCTGCCCGTGGCCCTCGGCGTGGTCGCGCAGTTCGTGATCATGCCCCTGCTGGGTCTCGCGGTGTCCCTCGCGCTGGGGTTGCCTCCGGCGCTCGCGGCCGGCGTGATCCTCGTCGGTTCGGCGCCCGGTGGCACCGCCTCGAACGTCGTGTCCTACCTGGCGCGGGCCGACACCGCGCTGTCGGTGACCATGACCACCATCTCGACACTGCTGGCGCCCCTGCTCACGCCGCTGCTCACGCTGTGGCTCGCCGGCCGCTACATGCCGGTGGACGGGGCTGCGATGGCCCTGTCGATCGTGAAGATCGTGCTGGTGCCGGTGCTCGCCGGTCTGCTGGTGCGCCTGCTGCTGCGCCGCCTGGTCGACCGGGTGCTGCCGGTGCTGCCGTGGATCTCGGTGATCTTCGTGGCCCTGGTCGTCGCCGCCGTGGTCGGCAACAGTGCCGACCGGGTGCTGCAGGCCGGGGCGATGGTGCTTCTCGCCGTCGTGCTGCACAACGGCCTCGGCTACCTGCTGGGGTACGGGGCGGCGCGACTCAGCCGGCTGCCGGAGCGCTCCGCACGGACCGTCTCCGTCGAGGTCGGGATGCAGAACTCAGGGCTGGCCGCGGGTCTCGCCGCGCAGTACCTCTCCCCCGAGTCGGCTCTTCCGGCGGTGGTGTTCTCCATCTGGCACAACCTCTCCGGGGCGATCCTCGCCGCGGTGTTCCGTCGCTCCGACGGCCGCTGA